The proteins below are encoded in one region of Bifidobacterium dentium JCM 1195 = DSM 20436:
- a CDS encoding exonuclease has product MGSSLFPILTYVNSKGYAVVDFETTGLNPARGDRAIEIGLVHVAPDGMLEDEHETLIRVHRDIGAQWIHHISAVELIHAPEFEGIARELRDLLAGRVFVAHNVAFDSKFLLSEYRRLGTDIPVNSHTMLCTMKLSRSLIGVGSLADCCREFGIDNEDAHSALSDAHATALLLGRLMDADPEWSGWRRRLDAAEEAGEHWPELTSFERREWLPRRSHVENNLQCMIGGASAIGADDATGFNPPLPKDFRLHVGDKIVLTGSMRQRRSDWETELESMGLEVRPSVTKQVRLVVAADPYSESTKARKARDYGIPIVAEHWLEQAMVNGIDY; this is encoded by the coding sequence ATGGGTTCCAGCCTTTTTCCTATACTTACGTACGTGAATTCCAAAGGATATGCGGTCGTTGACTTCGAAACCACCGGACTGAATCCGGCACGCGGCGATAGAGCCATAGAAATAGGCCTGGTGCACGTGGCACCGGACGGCATGCTTGAAGACGAGCATGAGACGCTGATTCGCGTGCACCGTGACATTGGCGCGCAGTGGATTCACCACATCAGCGCCGTCGAACTCATTCATGCGCCGGAATTCGAAGGCATCGCGCGCGAACTACGTGACCTGCTTGCGGGGCGTGTATTCGTGGCACATAATGTGGCGTTCGACTCGAAATTCCTATTGTCGGAATATCGGCGGTTGGGTACCGATATTCCTGTGAACTCGCATACCATGCTGTGCACCATGAAACTGTCGCGATCCTTGATCGGTGTCGGCAGTCTTGCCGATTGTTGCCGTGAATTCGGCATCGACAACGAGGACGCGCACAGTGCCTTGAGTGACGCGCACGCCACGGCGTTGTTGCTTGGCAGACTTATGGACGCCGATCCGGAATGGAGTGGCTGGCGACGCCGACTGGATGCCGCCGAAGAGGCAGGGGAGCACTGGCCGGAACTCACGTCCTTCGAACGACGGGAATGGCTGCCCCGCCGCAGTCACGTCGAAAACAATCTGCAATGCATGATCGGCGGCGCATCGGCAATCGGTGCCGACGATGCGACCGGTTTCAATCCACCGTTGCCGAAGGATTTTCGTCTGCACGTAGGCGACAAAATCGTGCTCACCGGATCGATGCGTCAGCGGCGATCCGACTGGGAGACCGAGCTGGAGAGCATGGGGCTTGAAGTCAGGCCATCCGTCACCAAACAGGTGAGGCTCGTGGTCGCCGCCGACCCCTATTCCGAATCGACCAAAGCGCGCAAGGCCCGCGATTACGGCATTCCGATCGTGGCGGAACATTGGCTGGAACAGGCCATGGTGAACGGCATCGACTACTGA
- the tig gene encoding trigger factor, producing the protein MKISVRNLEPTKVKLTVTVDPEEFNPYLDEARKEIAKQVNVPGFRKGHVPGKIIDQRIGFGAVAGEAVNNGVPELYSKALETKKIHPMAQPEIDVQEVPESAKDETKLKFVATVERRPDIELPEVDGMEIEVEKAEITDEDINNRLEALRQRFGTLVGVDRPAAKGDYANIDLNAEIDGESVDSQEGVSYELGSGTMLDGLDEALEGLSAGEETTFEGTLEAGEHEGEKAQIKVKVNSVKTEELPELDDDFASEASEFDTLDELKEDLKKAASQDAEGRQATAARDAFIAKLEEGLEIPVPKGVKAEMVEQQLKNVTADPDKATKEQKAEAEETVEKELRDQMVLDVLAEKMDVKVSQADVFNFLASIAQQYGMDPNAFIQAIMRNGQLGSAVQEVGRSKGLLAGMRAVTFKSDGETLDLSAFLGEAAEDEEAESVEAASAAAAVADELAADKDAE; encoded by the coding sequence GTGAAAATCAGCGTCAGGAATCTTGAGCCGACCAAGGTGAAGCTCACCGTCACCGTCGATCCGGAGGAGTTCAACCCGTATCTCGACGAGGCTCGCAAGGAAATCGCCAAGCAGGTCAACGTGCCTGGCTTCCGTAAGGGTCACGTGCCCGGCAAGATCATCGATCAGCGCATCGGCTTTGGTGCCGTCGCTGGCGAAGCCGTGAACAATGGCGTGCCGGAGCTGTATTCCAAGGCTCTCGAAACCAAGAAGATCCACCCGATGGCCCAGCCGGAGATCGACGTTCAGGAAGTTCCGGAATCCGCCAAGGATGAGACCAAGCTGAAGTTCGTGGCCACCGTCGAGCGTCGCCCGGACATCGAGCTGCCGGAAGTGGACGGCATGGAGATCGAGGTCGAGAAGGCCGAAATCACCGATGAAGACATCAACAACCGTCTGGAAGCCCTGCGTCAGCGCTTCGGCACCCTCGTGGGTGTGGACCGCCCGGCCGCCAAGGGTGACTATGCCAACATCGACCTGAACGCCGAAATCGACGGCGAATCCGTCGATTCCCAGGAGGGCGTGAGCTACGAGCTCGGCTCCGGCACCATGCTCGACGGTCTGGACGAGGCTCTCGAAGGCCTGTCCGCCGGCGAGGAGACCACCTTCGAAGGCACCCTCGAAGCAGGCGAGCACGAAGGCGAAAAGGCTCAGATCAAGGTCAAGGTCAACTCCGTCAAGACCGAGGAGCTCCCGGAACTCGACGACGACTTCGCATCCGAAGCCTCCGAGTTCGACACCCTTGACGAGCTGAAGGAAGACCTCAAGAAGGCCGCCTCCCAGGATGCCGAAGGCCGTCAGGCCACCGCCGCCCGCGATGCCTTCATCGCCAAGCTCGAAGAGGGCCTGGAGATTCCGGTGCCGAAGGGCGTCAAGGCCGAAATGGTCGAGCAGCAGCTCAAGAACGTGACCGCCGACCCGGACAAGGCCACCAAGGAGCAGAAGGCCGAAGCCGAAGAGACCGTCGAGAAGGAACTGCGCGACCAGATGGTGCTCGACGTGCTCGCTGAGAAGATGGACGTCAAGGTCTCCCAGGCCGACGTGTTCAACTTCCTCGCCTCCATCGCCCAGCAGTACGGTATGGATCCGAACGCTTTCATCCAGGCCATCATGCGTAATGGCCAGCTCGGCTCCGCCGTGCAGGAAGTCGGCCGTTCCAAGGGCCTGCTTGCCGGCATGCGCGCCGTGACCTTCAAGTCCGACGGTGAAACCCTCGACCTGAGCGCCTTCCTCGGCGAAGCAGCTGAGGACGAAGAGGCCGAAAGCGTCGAGGCCGCTTCCGCTGCCGCCGCCGTGGCCGACGAACTCGCCGCCGACAAGGATGCCGAGTGA
- a CDS encoding HRDC domain-containing protein: MIDEPRLQSEPREGVPDVIDTLPAFRDYCDLLAAGTGSLAADAERASGYRYGHEDWLVQFKRTGAGIGLLDPQALAQAGADWNDFNRAVGDATWILHDSLQDLPGFADLGMEPHHLFDTEIAARLLGMHRFGLAAVTEHFLGLTLAKEHSAADWSYRPLPRDWRNYAALDVELLIELEQRMRTELKRQGKRDWAEEEFAYALHEGMGPRKEHPVPWLRISRITEIAKDRQALAVAKALWEKRDELARRFDIAPALLLSDFSIIEAAKRKPHNAAQFRAIRSINERVRIQSDAAQEKMFERYAPIQRKVKPSLWKSVIQQALDMPRSEWPTMPSSQPNNDESQTHAPRSIRYWKDRYPERLRTLEKARKVVQQIAVDTRTPAEIIIKPQYLRNLCWTDEPQKRDVAGFLKEQGARDWQVSLIAESVSRAIM, encoded by the coding sequence TTGATTGACGAGCCGAGGCTGCAGTCCGAGCCGCGTGAGGGCGTACCCGATGTGATTGATACGTTGCCGGCCTTCCGCGATTACTGCGATCTTCTGGCGGCCGGAACAGGCTCTTTGGCCGCCGACGCGGAACGTGCCTCCGGATACCGTTACGGGCATGAGGATTGGTTGGTGCAGTTCAAGCGTACCGGTGCAGGCATCGGCCTGCTCGATCCGCAGGCATTGGCGCAAGCGGGGGCCGACTGGAACGATTTCAATCGCGCCGTAGGCGACGCCACGTGGATTCTGCATGATTCCCTGCAGGACCTTCCAGGATTCGCGGACCTCGGCATGGAGCCGCATCATCTGTTCGACACGGAGATCGCGGCGCGTCTGCTTGGCATGCACCGTTTTGGCTTGGCGGCAGTTACCGAACATTTTCTGGGATTGACATTGGCGAAGGAACATTCCGCAGCCGACTGGTCGTACCGGCCGTTGCCACGCGACTGGCGCAATTACGCCGCCTTGGATGTGGAATTGCTGATCGAGCTCGAACAGCGCATGCGAACAGAATTGAAGAGGCAGGGCAAAAGGGATTGGGCCGAAGAGGAGTTCGCATACGCGCTGCACGAGGGGATGGGGCCGCGCAAGGAACATCCGGTACCGTGGCTGCGCATCTCCCGCATCACGGAAATCGCCAAGGACCGGCAGGCGCTTGCCGTGGCGAAGGCCCTATGGGAGAAACGCGACGAATTGGCCCGGCGTTTCGATATCGCTCCGGCTCTGTTGCTGTCCGATTTCTCAATCATTGAGGCGGCGAAACGTAAGCCTCATAATGCGGCGCAGTTCCGTGCCATCCGTTCCATCAACGAACGTGTGCGCATTCAGTCCGACGCCGCGCAGGAGAAGATGTTCGAACGGTATGCCCCCATCCAGCGTAAGGTGAAGCCGAGTCTTTGGAAGTCGGTCATCCAGCAGGCGCTCGACATGCCGAGAAGCGAATGGCCGACCATGCCGAGCTCGCAACCGAACAACGACGAATCGCAGACGCACGCACCGCGATCGATACGGTATTGGAAAGATCGTTATCCGGAGCGATTGCGCACGCTGGAGAAGGCACGCAAAGTGGTGCAGCAGATCGCGGTCGATACGCGTACGCCTGCGGAGATTATCATCAAACCGCAGTACTTGCGCAATCTATGCTGGACGGACGAACCACAAAAGCGCGACGTTGCCGGATTCCTTAAGGAGCAGGGCGCGCGCGATTGGCAGGTGTCGCTTATCGCAGAGTCCGTAAGTCGCGCTATCATGTAG
- a CDS encoding DUF3000 family protein, translated as MADIYAFPLGTPTAARADNRENHAADMPMNRPLGVPDVVWNAVLSVRNMRRVNGVAYREIPIPCAMADFGVGVALESSSYRDEKSYFRNDCAMTGNRCATADGWIMVLYSHDCLDDWHSHWRCVAFASLPLPNEQEDCLTPSMYWDSMLEHLDEASAENVSGTVTVTRNTTFGSMSGVPSMGCELRVSWTPLDYADGGLDAGAQVESWAWFLRTMT; from the coding sequence ATGGCGGACATTTATGCTTTCCCTTTGGGCACGCCCACTGCAGCGCGTGCCGACAACAGGGAAAACCATGCCGCCGACATGCCGATGAACAGACCTCTCGGCGTGCCCGATGTCGTGTGGAATGCCGTTCTTTCCGTGCGCAATATGCGGCGAGTGAACGGCGTGGCCTATCGTGAGATTCCGATACCTTGCGCCATGGCCGATTTTGGCGTCGGCGTGGCATTGGAGAGCAGCTCGTATCGCGACGAAAAATCCTATTTCCGCAATGATTGCGCCATGACCGGGAACCGTTGCGCGACAGCGGACGGCTGGATCATGGTGCTGTATTCGCACGATTGCCTTGACGATTGGCATTCCCATTGGCGTTGCGTCGCGTTTGCGTCTTTGCCATTGCCTAATGAGCAGGAGGATTGCCTCACGCCGTCGATGTATTGGGATTCCATGCTCGAACATCTGGACGAAGCCAGTGCGGAGAATGTTTCCGGTACCGTCACGGTTACCAGGAACACCACCTTCGGATCGATGAGCGGTGTGCCGTCCATGGGCTGCGAACTTCGTGTGTCTTGGACTCCATTAGACTATGCCGATGGGGGTCTTGATGCCGGCGCTCAGGTTGAATCGTGGGCCTGGTTCCTCCGAACCATGACGTAA
- the pflA gene encoding pyruvate formate-lyase-activating protein: MSEIAQFRTTTRHMLKGSKAYASQTLMGGLSGFESPIGMDRRDRINALKSGDIGFVHSWDINTSVDGPGTRMTVFMSGCPLRCQYCQNPDTWKMRDGKPVYLEAMIKKIDRYADLFKATGGGITFSGGESMMQPAFVSRVFRASKEMGVHTCLDTSGFLNRNYTDEMIDDIDLCLLDVKSGDEETYRIVTGGVLQPTIDFGQRLAKAGKKIWIRFVLVPDLTSAEENVENVAKICETFGDAVEHIDVLPFHQLGRPKWHELRIPYPLEDQKGPSAAMKQRVMDQFRSHGFVVY, encoded by the coding sequence CAGGCACATGCTCAAAGGCTCGAAAGCCTACGCCAGCCAGACGCTGATGGGAGGCCTGTCCGGCTTCGAATCGCCGATCGGCATGGATCGACGGGACCGCATCAATGCGCTGAAAAGCGGTGACATCGGTTTCGTGCATTCCTGGGATATCAACACGTCCGTCGACGGGCCAGGTACACGCATGACGGTGTTCATGAGTGGCTGTCCGCTACGTTGCCAGTACTGCCAGAATCCCGACACCTGGAAGATGCGCGACGGCAAGCCCGTCTACCTGGAAGCGATGATCAAAAAGATCGACCGCTATGCCGACCTGTTCAAGGCCACCGGTGGCGGCATCACCTTCTCGGGAGGCGAGTCGATGATGCAACCGGCATTCGTGTCCCGCGTGTTCCGAGCGTCCAAGGAGATGGGCGTGCACACCTGCCTCGACACTTCCGGCTTCCTCAACAGAAACTATACGGACGAAATGATCGATGATATCGACCTGTGTCTGCTTGACGTGAAGTCCGGTGATGAGGAAACCTACCGTATCGTGACCGGGGGAGTGCTGCAGCCCACCATCGATTTCGGACAGCGCCTCGCCAAGGCGGGCAAGAAGATCTGGATACGGTTCGTGCTTGTGCCGGATCTCACCTCCGCGGAGGAGAACGTCGAGAACGTGGCGAAGATCTGCGAAACGTTCGGCGATGCGGTGGAGCATATCGATGTGCTTCCATTCCACCAGCTCGGCCGCCCGAAGTGGCATGAGCTGCGCATCCCGTACCCGTTGGAAGATCAGAAGGGTCCGTCGGCGGCCATGAAGCAGCGTGTCATGGACCAGTTCCGCTCCCATGGATTCGTCGTATATTAA